A single Phaenicophaeus curvirostris isolate KB17595 chromosome 26, BPBGC_Pcur_1.0, whole genome shotgun sequence DNA region contains:
- the LOC138731034 gene encoding feather keratin Cos1-1/Cos1-3/Cos2-1-like, with protein sequence MSCQPCQPCQPCGPCPLASSCNECCVRQCQSSTIVIEPSPVVVTLPGPILSSFPQNTVVGSSTSAAVGSILSDAGVPISSGGLDLSCITSGYCGRPCLPC encoded by the coding sequence ATGTCCTgtcagccctgccagccctgccagccctgcggcccgtgcccgctggccagcagctgcaatgagtgctgtgtGCGGCAGTGCCAGAGCTCCACCATCGTCATCGAACCCTCTCccgtggtggtgaccctgcctggacccatcctcagctccttccctcagaaCACCGTTGTGggctcctccacctccgctgctgttggcagcatcctcagtgaTGCGGGAGTGCCCATCAGCTCTGGGGGCCTTGACCTCTCCTGCATCACCAGTGGCTACTGTGGCAGGCCATGCCTGCCCTGCTAA
- the LOC138731175 gene encoding feather keratin 1-like — translation MTLQENYCLCAVSVGLGRCRSSIKAGPSPHSLIHSSRLLLANKVQLQPQAMSCYNTCLPCQPCGPTPLANSCNEPCRLQCQDSRVVIQPSPVVVTLPGPILSSFPQNTAVGSSTSAAVGSILSEAGVPINSGGFGLSGLSGFGGRNCGTRCLPC, via the exons atGACTCTGCAGGAAAATTACTGCCTGTGTGCAGTGAGTGTGGGCCTGGGGCGGTGCAGGAGCAGTATAAAAGCAGGCCCTTCTCCTCACTCTCTCATCCACTCCTCTCGCCTCCTTCTTGCGAACAAG gtgcagctccagccccaagcCATGTCCTGCTACAACAcgtgcctgccctgccagccctgtggcccgaccccgctggccaacagctgcaatgaGCCCTGTAGgctgcagtgccaggactccaggGTTGTCATCCAGCCCTCTCccgtggtggtgaccctgcctggacccatcctcagctccttcccacaGAACACCGCCGTGGGAtcctccacctccgctgctgttggcagcatcctcagtgaAGCGGGAGTGCCCATCAACTCCGGGGGCTTTGGCCTCTCTGGCTTGTCTGGCTTTGGTGGCCGCAACTGTGGCACCAGGTGCCTCCCCTGCtaa
- the LOC138731318 gene encoding feather beta keratin-like — MSCYNPCLPCQPCGPTPLANSCNEPCFRQCQDSRVIIEPSPVVVTLPGPILSSFPQNTAVGSSTSAAVGSILSEAGVPINSGGFGLSGLSGFGGRSCGRRCFPC, encoded by the coding sequence ATGTCCTGCTACAACCCttgcctgccctgccagccctgcggcccgaccccgctggccaacagctgcaatgaGCCCTGtttcaggcagtgccaggactccaggGTTATCATCGAGCCCTCTCccgtggtggtgaccctgcccggacccatcctcagctccttcccacaGAACACCGCCGTGGGATCCTccacctctgctgctgttggcagcatcctcagcgaAGCAGGAGTGCCCATCAACTCCGGGGGCTTTGGCCTCTCTGGCCTCTCTGGCTTTGGCGGTCGCTCCTGCGGCAGGAGGTGCTTCCCCTGCTAA
- the LOC138731056 gene encoding feather beta keratin-like, which yields MSCYNTCLPCQPCGPTPLANSCNEPCRLQCQDSRVIIEPSPVVVTLPGPILISFPQNTAVGSSTSAAVGSILSEAGVPINSGGFGLSGLSGFGGRYCGTRCLPC from the coding sequence ATGTCCTGCTACAACAcgtgcctgccctgccagccctgtggcCCAAccccgctggccaacagctgcaatgaGCCTTGTAGgctgcagtgccaggactccaggGTTATCATCGAGCCCTCTCccgtggtggtgaccctgcccggacccATCCTCATCTCCTTCCCACAGAACACCGCCGTGGGATCCTCCACCTCCGCTGCcgttggcagcatcctcagtgaAGCGGGAGTGCCCATCAACTCCGGGGGCTTTGGCCTCTCTGGCTTGTCTGGCTTTGGTGGCCGCTACTGTGGCACCAGGTGCCTCCCCTGCtaa
- the LOC138731035 gene encoding uncharacterized protein: MKHLLQQNKLGTELRYESLNILQINQPTEAETTLAFWNEAKPGGVCFVLKVTLLENYCLHEVNVGLGRCRSSIKASSSPHFLIHFSRLLLLGNKVQLQPQAMSCYNPCLPCQPCGPTPLANSCNEPCRLQCQDSRVIIEPSPVVVTLPGPILSSFPQNTAVGNSTAAAVGSILSDAGVPINSGGFSLSGLSGFGGRYCGRRCFPC; encoded by the exons ATGAAGCACCTCTTGCAGCAGAACAAACTGGGGACTGAACTACGCTACGAGTCCTTGAACATCCTCCAGATCAATCAGCCCACAGAGGCAGAAACAACCTTGG CCTTTTGGAATGAGGCCAAGCCAGGA GgagtctgttttgttttgaaggtgaCTTTGCTGGAAAATTACTGCCTGCATGAAGTCAATGTGGGCCTGGGGCGGTGCAGGAGCAGTATAAAAGCAAGTTCTTCACCTCACTTTCTCATCCACTTCTCTCGCCTCCTCCTTCTTGGGAACAAG GTGCAGCTCCAGCCACAAGCCATGTCCTGCTACAACCcgtgcctgccctgccagccctgcggcccgACCCCactggccaacagctgcaatgaGCCGTGTAGgctgcagtgccaggactccaggGTTATCATCGAGCCCTCTCctgtggtggtgaccctgcccggacccatcctcagctccttcccacaGAACACTGCTGTAGGAAACTCCACCgccgctgctgttggcagcatcctcagcgaTGCGGGAGTGCCCATCAATTCTGGGGGCTTCAGTCTCTCCGGCTTGTCTGGCTTTGGTGGCCGCTACTGTGGCAGGAGATGCTTCCCCTGCTAA
- the LOC138731036 gene encoding feather beta keratin-like, with translation MCEMKRHGYAEVSPELWVQLQPQAMSCYNTCLPCQPCGPTPLANSCNEPCRLQCQDSRVIIEPSPVVVTLPGPILSSFPQNTAVGNSTGAAVGSILSDAGVPINSGGFGLSGLSGFGGRNCGRRCFPC, from the exons aTGTGTGAGATGAAGAGACATGGATATGCTGAGGTGTCCCCTGAGCTGTGG GTGCAGCTCCAGCCACAAGCCATGTCCTGCTACAACACatgcctgccctgccagccctgcggcccgaccccgctggccaacagctgcaatgaGCCGTGTAGgctgcagtgccaggactccaggGTTATCATCGAGCCCTCTCCTGTGGTGGTGACTCTGcccggacccatcctcagctccttcccacaGAACACCGCTGTCGGAAACTCCACCGGCGCTGCcgttggcagcatcctcagtgaTGCGGGAGTGCCCATCAACTCTGGGGGCTTTGGCCTCTCTGGCTTGTCTGGCTTTGGTGGCCGCAACTGTGGCAGGAGATGCTTCCCCTGCTAA
- the LOC138731314 gene encoding feather keratin 1-like, with translation MSCYNTCLPCQPCGPTPLANSCNEPCFRQCQDSRVVIQPSPVVVTLPGPILSSFPQNTAVGNSTAAAVGSILSDAGVPINSGGFGLSGLSGFGGRNCGRRCFPC, from the coding sequence ATGTCCTGCTACAACACatgcctgccctgccagccctgcggcccgaccccgctggccaacagctgcaatgaGCCCTGtttcaggcagtgccaggactccaggGTTGTCATCCAGCCCTCCCctgtggtggtgaccctgcccggacccatcctcagctccttcccacaGAACACAGCTGTCGGAAACTCCACCGCCGCTGCcgttggcagcatcctcagcgaTGCAGGAGTGCCCATCAACTCCGGGGGCTTTGGCCTCTCCGGCTTGTCTGGCTTTGGTGGCCGCAACTGTGGCAGGAGATGCTTCCCTTGCTAA
- the LOC138731037 gene encoding feather beta keratin-like gives MEMRGVGEKGGCFALEVTLQENYCLHAVSVGLGRCRSSIKAGPSPHSLIHSFRLHLLGNKVQLEPQAMSCYNTCLPCQPCGPTPLANSCNEPCFRQCQDSRVIIEPSPVVVTLPGPILSSFPQNTAVGNSTAAAVGSILSDAGVPINSGGFGLSGLSGFGGRYCGRRCFPC, from the exons atggagatgagaGGAGTGGGTGAGAAG GGAGGCTGTTTTGCTTTGGAGGTGACTCTGCAGGAAAATTACTGCCTGCATGCAGTGAGTGTGGGCCTGGGGAGGTGCAGGAGCAGTATAAAAGCAGGCCCTTCTCCTCACTCTCTCATCCACTCCTTTCGCCTCCATCTCCTTGGGAACAAG GTGCAGCTCGAGCCACAAGCCATGTCCTGCTACAACACGTGCctcccctgccagccctgtggcccgaccccgctggccaacagctgcaatgaGCCCTGtttcaggcagtgccaggactccaggGTTATCATCGAGCCCTCTCctgtggtggtgaccctgcccggacccatcctcagctccttcccacaGAACACCGCTGTAGGAAACTCCACTGCCGCTGCcgttggcagcatcctcagtgaTGCGGGAGTGCCCATCAACTCTGGGGGCTTTGGCCTCTCCGGCTTGTCTGGCTTTGGTGGCCGCTACTGTGGCAGGAGGTGCTTCCCTTGCTAA
- the LOC138731038 gene encoding feather beta keratin-like, translating to MSCYNTCLPCQPCGPTPLANSCNEPCFRQCQDSRVIIEPSPVVVTLPGPILSSFPQNTAVGNSTAAAVGSILSDAGVPINSGGFDLTGFGSRYCGRRRFPC from the coding sequence ATGTCCTGCTACAACAcgtgcctgccctgccagccctgtggcCCGACCCCactggccaacagctgcaacgagccctgtttcaggcagtgccaggactccaggGTTATCATCGAGCCCTCTCccgtggtggtgaccctgcccggacccatcctcagctccttcccacaGAACACCGCTGTAGGAAACTCCACCgctgctgctgttggcagcatcctcagcgaTGCAGGAGTGCCCATCAACTCTGGGGGCTTTGACCTCACCGGCTTCGGCAGCCGCTACTGTGGCAGGAGGCGCTTCCCTTGCTAA
- the LOC138731309 gene encoding feather keratin 1-like, producing MTLQENYCLRAVSVGLGRCRSSIKAGPSPHSLIHLSLLILLENKVQLQPQTMSCYNPCLPCQPCGPTPLANSCNEPCNLQCQDSRVVIQPSPVVVTLPGPILTSFPQNTAVGSSTSAAVGSILSEAGVPINSGGFGLSGLSGFGGRYCGTRCLPC from the exons atGACTCTGCAGGAAAATTACTGCCTGCGTGCAGTGAGCGTGGGCCTGGGGCGGTGCAGGAGCAGTATAAAAGCAGGCCCTTCTCCTCACTCTCTCATCCACTTGTCTCTCCTCATTCTCCTTGAAAACAAG GTGCAGCTCCAGCCTCAAACCATGTCCTGCTACAATCcgtgcctgccctgccagccctgcggcccgaccccgctggccaacagctgcaatgaGCCCTGTAAcctgcagtgccaggactccaggGTTGTCATCCAGCCCTCCCCagtggtggtgaccctgcccggacccatcctcacctccttcccacaGAACACCGCCGTGGGAtcctccacctccgctgctgttggcagcatcctcagcgaAGCAGGAGTGCCCATCAACTCCGGGGGATTCGGCCTCTCTGGCTTGTCTGGCTTTGGTGGCCGCTACTGTGGCACCAGGTGCCTCCCCTGCtaa
- the LOC138731313 gene encoding feather beta keratin-like codes for MSCYNTCLPCQPCGPTPLANSCNEPCFRQCQDSRVVIQPSPVVVTLPGPILSSFPQNTAVGNSTGAAVGSILSDAGVPINSGGFGLSGLSGFGGRYCGRRCFPC; via the coding sequence ATGTCCTGCTACAACAcgtgcctgccctgccagccctgcggcccgaccccgctggccaacagctgcaatgaGCCCTGtttcaggcagtgccaggactccaggGTTGTCATCCAGCCCTCCCCGGTGGTGGTGACTCTGcccggacccatcctcagctccttcccacaGAACACCGCTGTAGGAAACTCCACCGgcgctgctgttggcagcatcctcagcgaTGCGGGAGTGCCCATCAACTCTGGGGGCTTTGGCCTCTCTGGCTTGTCTGGCTTTGGTGGCCGCTACTGTGGCAGGAGATGCTTCCCTTGCTAA
- the LOC138731322 gene encoding feather beta keratin-like: protein MSCYNPCLPCQPCGPTPLANSCNEPCNQQCQDSRVFIQPSPVVVTLPGPILTSFPQNTAVGSSTSAAVGSILSEAGVPINSGSFGLSGFGGRYCGTRCLPC from the coding sequence atgtcctgctacaacccgtgcctgccctgccagccctgcggcccgACCCCactggccaacagctgcaatgaGCCCTGTAaccagcagtgccaggactccaggGTCTTCATCCAGCCCTCCCcggtggtggtgaccctgcccggacccatcctcacctccttcccacaGAACACCGCCGTGGGAtcctccacctccgctgctgttggcagcatcctcagtgaAGCGGGAGTGCCCATCAACTCTGGGAGCTTCGGCCTCTCTGGCTTTGGTGGCCGCTACTGTGGCACCAGGTGCCTCCCCTGCtaa
- the LOC138731312 gene encoding feather keratin 1-like, producing MSCYNTCLPCQPCGPTPLANSCNEPCNLQCQDSRVVIQPSPVVVTLPGPILTSFPQNTAVGSSTSAAVGSILSEAGVPINSGGFGLSGLSGFGGRYCGRRCFPC from the coding sequence ATGTCCTGCTACAACAcgtgcctgccctgccagccctgcggcccAACCCCactggccaacagctgcaatgaGCCCTGTAAcctgcagtgccaggactccaggGTTGTCATCCAGCCCTCCCcggtggtggtgaccctgcccggacccatcctcacctccttcccacaGAACACCGCCGTGGGATCCTccacctctgctgctgttggcagcatcctcagtgaAGCGGGAGTGCCCATCAACTCCGGGGGCTTTGGCCTCTCCGGCTTGTCTGGCTTTGGTGGCCGCTATTGTGGCAGGAGATGCTTCCCCTGCTAA